ctgctctctagtggaattatcataattgactatgtaaagtcaagcgataGTGTGTCTGATCtactaacgaaaggcctagtgagagaggcagttgaaagatcatctaagggattgggtttacggcttaggacaagtcagcatgatcgtaactctatctagcagactggagattccaagagctagattcaaggagaaaaataaagttgtggctgacggttcgacattgtcaattaactcaatccattctcatgatgaagataatgttcaggaaaaggttaagactttaaggcttgttaatgaggtaataaaacttaaagtttttaatgatttgctaagtttggtagatttgaccaaatagtgtatctacgagatgacacggttagaaatcacctatgtgagtgaaGTGAAAgtcgcttcaaagagaattttatgtcaaaagtttattctctatacactcatgaaactaggaggtgttcatggctgaaacgaacacaaccatatgaatcataaacagtaaagggttaattgtgtgacatatggttgtctaggtatacaccaaagctcgacggttcaaagatatcacatctaccgattgaccgagtatttccgacatatgttcactacggaaagtccaagctgaaacctacttatccagatgcaattaatccttgcttgtaaagtacacaattgtccgtgcattcctatgttataaccattccccatcaatgtgggggattgttgggtatgtagcaagaattgatggaaaatagagggaaggagaggaatttgaaaagttgagaacttgaaaagttgggaacttgaaaagtcctctaatgctttaatgaaaaaggcaattgtccctcatcggtaatggaaaggaaaataggagagtttaaatacataaatactcctattaattgtcaaaaaggttggaaagagggacccctcgcgccgtcgtcgtcgtcgctcgcttcggctacggcttcggctttggctttggcaaatgatcgagagattattttttggacaaaaaattattttatttatttatttaattaattaaatggacaaaaaaatattttcaattaattagttgataacagaagttaaccgatcaactttttagttaacccgatccgcctcggatccgcgcgcgtgacccgtttttatttcccttatatttaaaatcccgccatgactgttctgaaaggttgcaactttcaggaacagtcaataccatttgaaagtttgcaacctttcattaatgatcgtgtcaattctgaaagggttgcaacctttcagaatatattcttcttgccacTCAGTCTTCATAATATTTTCCAaggaattttctgatcttccttcttcttctaaacacatatttcttcgtgtactttcctgctgtagattgattcgctgacagtagagtttttggtatctacactctactgattaaaatcattttaccctgggaggttatattccaaatcaaacctcggatactagagggaaataatttccttaaggggacactgtgaattcagtggacttgattttcttccaaactaaaaagattatttcagattttgttacttcgtgtttctgaataaTTTATTACAATCAGTAATTTCTGGTTTTGATAACACAGATTGACAAACAACTATGACTCCGTTgcacagaaagtcactcaacctatttaattatttttcattaaaatttagttGCATGAAATGTTAATTAATTACCAAATTTTAAGAATCAAATGTATATATccatttaaatcatttaatgaCCCGCCTATTCAATCCAACCagctaaaaatataatattaaacattttattttttaattaatttcctaAATCATTCCCCATTGAACattgaacattttattttaccaCTAATTCGCTAAAAGAATGGGGGAGACAAGGGAGAATGATTTAGGGAATTAAtggtaaaataaaatgttcaatattatatttttagcgGGTCGGATTAAATAGAGCGAGTCATTAAATGAGTATATAtttgattcttaaaattttagttaataattaaaattctatGTCActaaattttaaggaaaaaacaacttaattggttgagtgactttctgtgcAAAGAAgtcatagttgagtgacttttgagttaaaaataaaagtgaagtaACTTTCTGTGTAAAGAAGTTATAGTTaagtgacttttgagttgaatatgaaagttgagtgactttcagTGAAAACaattgatagttgagtgaccatcaaAGTTATTAGCTCGGCAAAAAATTGTGTTCAACTTTATTTAACCACTAATCCCTGGACATGTGCAACGCATGGAGATCCgttataacaataatttttttaatgtgcGTCAAGAAACATCAAATTTGATACTGTATTCATAATCACTATGCAATATCTATAATTCATGGGAAAGCAAATAGTATAATTTTGCAACGTATTGATTTAAAAAGCCTTTCAAGTAAATGATCATTAGTAAAACCATTATTTGACATTTTAATAGAAATTTTATCAACTCAATATCCTCAACcattgaaatattttcataagCATAAATTTAAAGTAACCATAATAGTTTGGAATAcaaaaaattcttaattaatCTATCCAGAAAAATATGCagaaattttactttaaaataaagaataattttgttgttcAACCTTAAGGGTAGTTTGGATTAACAATTAAAGCTCATTGAGAAATGGAAAGTGGTAAATGGGTAACATTTAATCATGTATAAGTCTAGTTTAATCACAATTATTGCTTAATTTTACAAGTTTAGAAAAGacatttttgaattaaaaataattctaaaagtTGGTAAAAGGCATTTTTGCTTATTAAAAAGGCATattacatatattggaccctaaacttgacttcaaatttatcttcaacttttataatgcacaaacagacactttaactatccaacttttaaataaataaacacatgagtcctatatgacacaatacacgtagtacaaaaaatgacatgtaagaTGACAtataggacatgtgtgtctctTTGTTCAacttatacaagtttaagtgtctacttgtgcacacctaAAGTTGAAGAGCATAATTGTGATTCGAAACCAAGTTAAATGACACATTTATGTGTTGTGcctattaaaaatatgaatgaaggGTATTTGTACTTGaggaattattaatattatggaggaattattaatattatgggaaaatgtacaagtacgTACACCCTAAACTATGTGCGAAATTTCAAAGatacaccttaactaaactaagatcCTAATTACTCTCctggactttttttttttgtaattttatgcaCCTTTTTTATTTACGTGGCATTTATGTATCTCCCATGCTTCTCAATTGCGTAGAGTCACATagtgtgccacgtaagacaaaaggtgtataaaaatacaaaaaaaaaagttccgGGGTGATAaaaccttagtttagttaaggtgtgtctctgaaattttggTTATAACCTagggagtacttgtgcattttccaatatttaataacaataaGTTCTCTTTCCGCGGCAATAATTAttgtcataaaaatatttagtgaCAATTGAGTTAATGTCATTACATTTTGGCTTAGCCGCTGAGTAGTTGAGAGGTTCAAAACTCACCTCGAGTTTTTAAAATTAGAGAAATATAGTCGAATATATTTTCATGGGTTGTAATGGAATGGTTGAAAAAACGTAAAAGTAAAATACTATTTTTGAACCTTATCAGTGGAAGTTATAACTGTATGTTTTTTCCAGTAATTAGTTTTATAGTATAATAACTGTTATTATTTGTTAACCATCTTCTTCTactcaattttttctttctgttttgATGTTCTCtgccaaaaaaagaagaagatgtttACTGCAGGAGAACCAGTTCCTGCAATTGGACGTAAGCGAATACGtaccgaagaagaagaaggccaaAAAGAGCTTAATTGACAGAATGGCAATCCAAAATCTGATAAAAAGGAGGGAGGGAAAACAGAGGGATTGGATGAAGAAGAAGCTGGAGGGAATCGATAAGGACGAAAAAGAAAACGCCAAGATGATGAAAATGGCGACGAAGAAAAAGAACACTGACAAAAGGGAAATAGCGTCAATCATCGAAAGTCTAAACAAAATGAGTGTGGAAATTAAGAATCAGGAGGAGATGCTGCTGAAAAAGGAAAACAACCGATGGTGCGTgaatttattgattttgaacATCTAAAACGCATAGTGATATTGATGATCATCGGGATTTGTCGATTTTAAAATCCATGTCCAATTTCAAGAACATCAATGTAGATCTCCCACATAGATAAACTGCTTAATTACATCCTCTTCTCGATCCCCAATTTTGAACTCGTGAAAGAGTAATTAAAGATGAAGATCATGGAATTTGAGTGTAATTTCAAGGATATTATTCAAATGGATGGTGATGATCCCGATATGAACCGGCCTATTGATAGAGAAGCTCTCCACTTGAGTAAGCTACTATGGGGTAATCAGCAGCAACAACAAGGCAGTATTCAGCAACAGAGGTTTCATAATTTTGAGATGAACTTTACAACGTTGATTTTGTGAGTGAATCTGATGTATCGTTTGCTATTCAACTATTAATAAGCAACTTCACACGCTAAATTGATAACACGTCATACAAATTTAACTGTATCGTTTTCCtgataacaataacaaatacaaagaaattcAGATAAGCAGAATCGAGATGTGAACATGATGATATCAGCAAATTCAAATACAAACGAATGTGCTTGCTGTAAGGCCTTTCGTAATACTAACATAAAAGACTATGGTATGTTGTTTTTGGTCGTACGAGAAAGTAATTTGAACATAAAATTTGAACATCTCGGATCCCAAAACAGCCCAATTTCATCACCGACCCCCAATCTGTTATGGTTGAACAATTCAATGCACGAAAGAGCATAGTCATCGTTGCACAGCTTCCATAAGTAAACACGCTCACCTTCATACTTGTTAGGAGCATTATCCTCCGTTACATCCCACACTTGAACATACACACCGCACCCGTTCACCAAAATTTTGGCGAGGTCCAATGTCCAGTACCGAATAATGTACTCAAACGTCTCGATATAGGGAATCAAGAGGGCTCCTGCCTCAACCTCATAACTGGTAATCTTTATCTTCATCTGCCATGGGTTTTGTAGATCGATTTTGGGAGGAGGGTACATATCCCTAGTCTCAATTAGTTCTCGAGTCACTACATATGGAGTGTTGTTACGTTTAcaagcttcttcttcttcttttgatggaaaaaaattgtaaaagaagGTCTTCTTAAGGCTAAGGAACATCTTTTGATCAGACATGGAAGAAACAATACAATTCGCCAAAAAAGTATTACGCacagagagatagagagaggcAGGAAATTAAGCTTGAATTTATAAGAGTAAACTCTaggttttaaattattttcctacTTTGAGAGggaaacagaaaaaaataatccttatttTTGgtgtgaaatttttaaaattattctatttattcCAATTTGTTTGTATTTTAACTTAGTATGGAATTTAAGAAGatatagaaaaattttaaatctcGCGGTCTTAATTGGCATTGGACCAAAAATCCTAAAttagatttcaaaaaaattgtgttcaacttttattttaGCACCAATTTGTGGGTACGCGCCACGCGCGTGTGgccatataaaaaaaatatttttgtgaatattgtatattaacaatattttaaagttatattatgtgttataaaatagaaaatacaaattatatGTTCTTAAAATTGATAAGCATCCTATATGGTGTTTTTGTTTCTAAGatccaaaatctaaaaaactATACAACTAcaatatttaaatgaataagtgAAATGTTATGTTCTACGTTAATGAAATATGTGTAAAACTAGTTACATATAGACGTTTTTTTCCGTAAAATTAATGTTGTGCGTTGCACATATTAAGCCCTAGCaaggaaattaaataataagtgtCATGAGTGTATTCTTCACTAAGAAATTTCTTTGACGAATCCAACAACATCCATAGATGAAATTCTTGAACAAATCCAACAACGTTCATAGCGTATTTTGATTGCCTTTAACTTTGACATTGATTGAGAAAAAACTGCTCAGAGAAATGATATACTCTTCTTTAGAGCCCATAAAAATGGAGAGGGGACTTGAGGAAAATGAAAACTATTCTTGGCTTTATATAATACTTTCactttaaatgattaattagtctctttagcttcttttcatgtattataattgaaaataacatatagtAATATATTAACTATGGGATTCATTGTATTGAAATCTACAACTTTTAAGATTCTAGTAATGTAAAGGTAACTGTTTCTATATTTTAGTTAATGTGCAACTTAAATCTCTACCTATTTGCTCTCATTAACTAAcatttatcttttcattttctttaacgtttaaattatttaattttcataactattcaaatattctcaattcattaatagtaaaaaaagtTTACTgctcaatatttttcaaaaataaaataatcaaatatgaatttaacatttttatttagtatagggataaaatgataattcaactttatatcTTGAAGCTtctcacttataatataatatgataaattagtTTGTCTTTTAAAAAAACCCTTATCTACACTGGTTCTCGAGTTGCTAACCATGGTGTGTGTTAGGTCTAAGacttaatttcaaataatataatatcagAACCtatctcacccgatgttggaacccccaaaataaaaaattgtccACACACCAAATGCTAAGCACTgagcgtgaggtggggtgttaaagaaatacaaaaatccTACATCGATGGTTattgagatgggtggactcctaaTAACGCTTGGACAATACTcttccctttgagctagcttttgagaTGTGAGTTAGACTTAGAAGACCTAATTTAACAGTAACAACTTGCAAGACAGACTTTATGATGATACCCAGGCTGTCAAACAAATACTCGAGTATCTTAGAgatctattattattaaaagaaaaaaaagaacttattGCTATAATTGCCTCAATACAGCCCTACttattaatttgaatatgaacTTTGAAATAATAGGATTCCAACATAGCCTAATTTCATCACCAACACCCAATCCGCGATCACTGATCAATGTTAGAGAGTATTCAAGACTGTCCAGCTTCCTAAAAGTAAAACTTACATCTTCATACCTATTAGTCCTGCCATACTTTTCCTCTGTTACATCCCACACTCCAACACGCTTCAATGCTTGGTGGAATATGAACACTGCCAACAGTGTGCATAAAATGGTACAACAAATCACACTCCCATGTGTATAGCATGggaaatctgaaaaaattgGACATCTTGTAGATATGGAGATCAGACCAAATATTTGATATCTAAAATGGAAATGCAAATCCTATGGAACATTAAAGCAGCTATTTGTGTTGCCTTCTCGACTTGTGACTTAACAGGAAAATTGGTTCAAATTTGCACAAGAATTGAAAGGTACAAACCTATTGTAAGATGGAGGCAAGTTGTTTGGACCAAGCCTGCAACTGCAAGGATCAAATTCAACACAGATGGAAGCTATATGCAAGAGAGTATTTCCAGGGACGGCATTCGAGGGGTTCTCAGGAATGACACTGGTCATCTCATTATGGCTTTCTCAATCCCAACTCAATGTAAAAGCAACAATCAGGCAGAAGCACTCTATGCAATAGAATGGTGTAATCGAGCTGGATACAACAAATACGATCTGGAGTTGGACTTAATGGTGATTACAAATATGCTCGAAGAGAAAGACACCAACAATCTGAAGCTGAAAAGCATTATCGAACGAACTGTCAACGCTATGGAAGGGGCAGAAGTGAGCATCTCACATTGTTATAGACAAGCCAACCAAGTGGCTGACTTCCTAGCCAAATTGGCTCCATCGAGTGGAAATGGTACCTTCTACTTCTCTTATCAACAGCTCCCGAAAGAAGCGAAGGGACTCTTTCAATTGGATAGATGGCAACTGCCTTGTATAAGAAGAAGATATGACgaatgtaatttttttgttagttgGATCGTGTATTTTGCTTGAGTCTAAGGTTATAAGTCGGTTGCCTTCCCTTTTTTTATGTCCTAATTACCACTTTCTATTTTTGCCAGAGGTTAGGTTTAACTTAtgcttcaaaaaaaaaaaaagactactGTAGTTATTAGTTTTAACTTATGCTTCAAAAAACTGCAAAGCAAACTGAGCGTTCCCCACGAGAATATGTTGGCCGAACTAGCATGAAGAGCATTCTATGGTAATGTATGTCAtcattttagttttgattttatAGCTATTAGCTAGGATTTTTCAGAAACAGTTGAGCAGCCAGCAACTTTGATTATGcagaaaaaaatggaaataaagactttatatatatatatacttgcacAGCAGTTCCTTCTGTTAGCAGATAGTTAGTTGATATTAATCAAGTGGTTAGTTAGCTTAATTGAGGTACGAAGACGATGATATCAGCACattcaagtaaaagaaaaaacacaagAGGTTCTATGAGAACAGATCAGTGCACTCACTACCAGGCAAAATGGACACCGTCTCTTTGATGAAGTACAATGACTAATGCTAGCGCATACACTTGCAAGTTCAGATCAGCAGAATTGAGGTATGAAGACGATGATAtcagtaaaaagaaaaaaacataagagGTTCTATCAAAAGAATGTGATTGTTGTAAGACACGATAATACAACCATCTctaactaaagaaataaaacaGTTTGAACTATCACATCTTTCATCAAAACATTCAAACTTGTATAACAGATGAATTGAAACTCGTATATATTCTTGCAAATAAACACAAGTAGACATAATTCCAAACACAAGTACAAAAAACAGattaaatttgagaaaagaatCATCCATCATATATTCATGTTTCAATTCTTCAATCATTTACACAATTTGAACATAAAACTTGAATTTGTACAAGCCCCTAATCAATCAATACAGCCCTACTTATTAATATGAATTCAAACTTTGAAATAATAGGATTCCAACATAGCCCTATTTCATCACCAACAACCAATCCGCGATCATTGATCAATGTCATGCACGATAGAGAGTATGTAAGATCATCCAGCTTCCTAAAAGCAATACTTGCATCTTCATACATATTATTCCTGCCATACTTTTCATCAGTTACATCCCACACCCCAACACGCTCCACGTTCCCATTCACCAAACTTTTGGCCTCGTCCAACTTCCAGTATGGAAGAATGTACTCAGACGTCTCGGAAGATGAAATCTCCAGTATACCTTGAGTGATATTTTGATGGGTGATGTGTTTCCTCAAGTACCTTCTGCATATGCTACTCATATAAAATTGAATGGGAGGGTCTGTCGTCTCTTTTAGCTCTTGAGCTGTGTTAGAGAATATCTTCTTCCGACAAAcctttgaaattaatttgaatataaaCTTTGAAACAATAGGATTCCAACATAGCCAAATTTCATCACCAACACCTAATCCGCGATCATTGATCAATACCATGAATGATAGAGAGTATTTAAGATCATTCGTCTtcctaaaagtaaaaattacaTCTTCATACCTATTAGTCCTGCCATACATTTCCTCTGTTACATCCCACACTCCAACACGCTCCATGTTCCCATTCACCAAACTTTTGACCTTGTCCAACTTCCAGTATGGAAGAATGTACTCACACGTCTGGGAAGATGAAATCTCCAGTGTACCTTGAGTGATATTTTGATGGGTGATGTGTTTCCCGATGTACGCTATGTTACTCGAATCAAATATTGTGGGAAGGTCTGTCGTCACTGTTAGCTCTCGAGTCATTACCCCTGGTATGTTAGAGAATATCTTCTTCCGACAAAcctttgaaattaatttgaatataaaCTTTGAAACAATAGGATTCCAACATAGCCAAATTTCATCACCAACACCTAATCCGCGATCATTGATCAATGCCATGAATGATAGAGAGTATTTAAGATCATCCAGCTtcctaaaagtaaaatttaCATCTTTATACCTATTAGTCCTGCCATATTTCGTCTCTGTTAAGTCCCACAAGCCAACAATCATCGCCGTCCCATTCACCAAACTTCTTGCCTGCTCCAAGTCCCAGTATGGAAGAATGTAGTCAAACATACCGAAAGATGAAATCTGCAGCTCTCCAGAAGCAATATCTTGACTGGTAATCTTTTTCGTCATGTGCTTCAAGTTATTTGAATGGATTGTCTGGACAGGATCTGTCTCTATTAGGTCTCCAAGAAAAAATGTCTTCTTCTTACAAACCTTAGAAAGTATTATGAACATAAACATATGAAATCTAGGATCCCAATATAGCCCAATTTTATCACCAACACCCAATCGGTGAATGTTGAACAATTCCTTGACGGATAGAGAATAGTCATCATGATTAGGCAGCTTCCGAAAAATAAAACCTGCATCTTCATTACACTTAGTCCCATTGATTACATCCCCCATAGCAACACGCTTCATTTCCCCGTTCACCAATTGTTTGGCATTCTCCAACCTCCAATATGGAAGAATGTAGTCAAACGTCTCCGAATGTGAAATCACCAGATTTCCTTCCTCGAGAACATGACTGGTAATCTCTTTCTTGATCTTCCATTGGTTGTTACAATCGAATTTCAGGGGAGATCCTATCTCTACTAGTTCTCGAGTCTTTACCGGTGATGTGTTGTTAACTCTGCaggcttcttcttcttcagtgaATATCTTCTTCTTCCAAACGGGCGCTTCTTCATTAGCCATTTGATGATCAAGAATTGGAGAATTTCAGCGGGAAACAGAGAAAAAATGGTAACTGATTTCTCAACTTCTGGTGTATTTATAGTTGGAGGAGTCTCCTTTCCAGTTGACACGTGTCCATCTGTTTTCAGTTATACAAAACCAATGAAACAAACTTtgcaaatttgaaaaatattattgtactCTATTCAGGATTTGTAGTTCGAAAGTTGATGATTTCTTGCTTATTTACAATCAGCAGATTCAATTCATTACGACCAATGACTACGATCAGCAAAGAAAATCCTTATGTTAAACACCTCATCTATACAAGGCTGGTGATGTAAATTCTTGCCTGAGACATGCGGGGTGCACCCGTTCTCCAAACTTTGCCATGTCCAAAGTCCAGTATCGGAGAATGTACTCAAACGTCTTGAAAAAGTGCAACCACAATTATTCCTACAACAATATCTTTTTCTTGATCTGCCACCGGTTttccaattatttttttggggcgGGGTATAAGTCCCTTA
The window above is part of the Solanum pennellii chromosome 5, SPENNV200 genome. Proteins encoded here:
- the LOC107019740 gene encoding uncharacterized protein LOC107019740; the protein is MSDQKMFLSLKKTFFYNFFPSKEEEEACKRNNTPYVVTRELIETRDMYPPPKIDLQNPWQMKIKITSYEVEAGALLIPYIETFEYIIRYWTLDLAKILVNGCGVYVQVWDVTEDNAPNKYEGERVYLWKLCNDDYALSCIELFNHNRLGVGDEIGLFWDPRCSNFMFKLLSRKRYS